The following proteins are co-located in the Legionella busanensis genome:
- the thrS gene encoding threonine--tRNA ligase, translating to MQTNLMDGSVIETEVGSKEKYMQINLMDGSAIEIGVGAKGFDLVRQVKKSLNGHQAVALKVNDIFKDLNTELQDGDTIQVLTFDDPEGKEIFWHSSAHLLAQAIARLYPEAKPTIGPAIESGFYYDFADLSISADDFPQIEAEVQKIIQERFEPKRIEYSDKEEAKRVFNHNPFKIEMIEKLDEGLSAYSQGEFIDLCRGPHIPHLGIVQAFKLMKTSGAYWRGDKNNPQLTRIYGISFPDKKLLKSHLNFLEEAAKRDHRIIGKQLGLFSFHKEGPGMPFIHPKGMIVWNELMRYWQEQHDREGYKQIKTPILMSHELWETSGHWDFYRENMYLSVVDEKTSVLKPMNCPGGMLFYKEDMYSYRQLPLRIAEVGVVHRHEFSGALSGLFRVRCFHQDDAHIFMKPTDIADEIHKVLSLATSMYKLFGLDYHLELSTRPEQSIGTDEQWQLATDGLIESLNRCGYTYRLNEGDGAFYGPKIDIHIRDAIGRTWQCGTIQLDLNLPERFDLNYIDANGEKQRPVMIHRVIYGSIERFFGILIEHYAGKFPLWLAPIQVTILPVAESHHNYAESVLEQFLEAGLRAEVDFDNESINKKVRKAQLKQINYIIVVGDKELTEGTLSVRAANNLVGTKPIAEVINSLKDEYQSRSPRRNTV from the coding sequence ATGCAAACAAATTTAATGGATGGAAGTGTCATTGAAACAGAAGTTGGATCAAAAGAGAAATATATGCAGATAAATTTAATGGATGGAAGCGCCATTGAGATAGGAGTTGGAGCAAAGGGCTTTGATTTGGTGCGCCAAGTAAAAAAATCTCTTAATGGTCATCAGGCTGTAGCGCTTAAGGTAAATGATATATTTAAAGATCTTAATACTGAGCTTCAAGACGGTGATACGATTCAAGTACTGACTTTTGATGATCCAGAAGGTAAGGAAATATTCTGGCATTCTTCAGCGCATTTACTTGCTCAAGCGATAGCGCGTTTATATCCTGAAGCAAAGCCTACTATAGGGCCCGCCATTGAATCAGGTTTTTATTACGATTTTGCTGATTTGTCGATTTCTGCTGATGACTTTCCACAAATTGAGGCTGAAGTTCAAAAAATTATTCAAGAACGATTTGAGCCTAAACGTATTGAATATTCTGATAAAGAAGAAGCAAAAAGGGTGTTTAACCATAACCCTTTTAAAATTGAAATGATTGAAAAACTAGATGAGGGTTTAAGCGCTTATTCTCAAGGTGAATTTATTGACTTATGTAGGGGCCCGCATATTCCTCATCTCGGGATAGTACAAGCATTCAAGCTTATGAAAACTTCTGGTGCTTATTGGCGTGGTGATAAGAATAATCCGCAATTGACTCGGATCTACGGAATTTCTTTTCCAGATAAAAAATTATTAAAGTCCCATTTGAATTTCTTAGAAGAAGCAGCAAAGCGTGATCATCGTATCATTGGCAAACAACTTGGTTTGTTTTCTTTTCATAAAGAAGGGCCCGGTATGCCTTTTATCCATCCTAAAGGGATGATTGTTTGGAATGAATTGATGCGATATTGGCAGGAACAGCATGATAGAGAAGGCTATAAGCAGATTAAAACGCCAATACTTATGTCTCACGAATTATGGGAAACATCAGGTCATTGGGATTTTTATCGAGAAAATATGTACCTTAGTGTAGTTGATGAAAAAACCAGTGTTTTAAAGCCTATGAATTGCCCTGGCGGCATGTTGTTTTATAAAGAAGATATGTATTCTTATCGTCAGCTTCCTCTACGTATTGCTGAAGTAGGCGTAGTGCATCGACATGAGTTTAGCGGTGCACTATCTGGTTTATTCCGAGTGCGTTGCTTTCACCAAGATGATGCTCATATTTTTATGAAACCTACAGATATTGCTGATGAAATTCACAAGGTTTTATCATTAGCAACATCGATGTATAAATTGTTTGGATTAGATTATCACTTAGAGTTATCGACAAGGCCTGAGCAATCTATTGGAACTGATGAACAATGGCAATTGGCAACAGATGGTTTAATCGAATCTTTAAATCGCTGCGGCTATACTTATAGGCTCAATGAAGGTGATGGTGCATTTTATGGGCCTAAAATTGATATTCATATCCGAGATGCAATCGGTAGAACTTGGCAATGTGGAACCATTCAGCTGGACTTAAATTTACCAGAGCGATTTGATTTAAATTACATTGACGCGAATGGTGAAAAACAACGTCCTGTTATGATTCATCGTGTGATTTATGGATCAATAGAACGGTTTTTTGGCATTCTTATTGAACATTATGCTGGTAAGTTTCCGCTCTGGCTAGCACCTATTCAAGTAACAATATTGCCTGTCGCCGAGAGCCATCATAATTATGCTGAGAGCGTATTAGAGCAATTTTTAGAAGCTGGATTACGAGCAGAAGTTGATTTTGATAATGAATCAATTAATAAGAAAGTGCGTAAAGCCCAGCTTAAACAAATTAATTACATTATTGTAGTTGGGGATAAGGAGCTGACAGAGGGTACTTTAAGCGTAAGAGCAGCTAATAATCTTGTCGGTACTAAGCCTATTGCTGAGGTAATTAATAGTTTAAAAGATGAGTATCAAAGTCGCTCGCCTCGACGCAATACAGTTTAA
- a CDS encoding trans-sulfuration enzyme family protein, which translates to MSDDEVEYHQPNLSNIVQSSWQFANPPIYRGSTVFFDSYEAMSDENVPYVYGRWGTPTADAFCKAMTELEGGAGTIVTCSGLAAISTILLALTYPGSHVLIGESSFPAALRFCDEVLKKFGVIVEKFSGTDITKINEKILPSTVLVYIDLPGSYGANFFNLLSIKKKSDKTYILVDNTWATPLFFNPLKYGADIVVHSTSKYIAGHSDSIMGCITVANLNLFQEIQNTSRALGQYAGADDLSLAIRGLKTLELRMRQHFDSALKIATWLTNHTAVEKVFYAALLSDENYQVWSKHFKGAGGVLTFFFKRAIEKNYPNFLNKLKIIKLGWGWGGYETLASASTINFGEYLGRIAIRLSVGLESTDNILKDLELSLKTL; encoded by the coding sequence ATGAGTGATGATGAAGTAGAATATCACCAACCTAATCTAAGCAATATAGTACAAAGCAGTTGGCAATTTGCTAATCCTCCTATCTATCGAGGATCGACCGTTTTTTTCGATAGCTATGAAGCAATGAGCGATGAAAACGTGCCTTATGTTTATGGAAGATGGGGGACGCCGACTGCTGATGCTTTTTGTAAAGCAATGACCGAACTTGAAGGTGGCGCGGGTACTATTGTTACTTGCTCTGGGCTGGCTGCGATTTCTACTATACTTCTTGCACTTACTTATCCAGGCTCTCATGTACTAATTGGTGAATCTTCTTTTCCTGCAGCACTGCGGTTCTGTGATGAAGTACTTAAGAAATTTGGCGTTATAGTCGAGAAATTTTCAGGTACAGATATAACGAAAATCAATGAGAAAATTTTACCAAGCACCGTCTTAGTATATATCGATCTTCCAGGAAGCTATGGGGCAAATTTTTTTAATTTATTATCCATTAAAAAAAAATCAGATAAGACTTATATTTTAGTAGATAACACTTGGGCGACGCCTTTATTTTTTAATCCCTTAAAATATGGAGCAGATATCGTTGTTCATAGTACTTCTAAATACATAGCTGGCCATTCAGATTCTATTATGGGTTGTATTACTGTAGCTAATTTGAATTTATTTCAAGAAATTCAAAATACAAGTAGAGCATTGGGACAATATGCGGGCGCTGATGACTTAAGCCTTGCTATTAGAGGATTAAAGACACTTGAGCTAAGAATGAGACAACATTTTGATAGTGCTTTAAAAATTGCAACCTGGCTAACAAATCATACTGCAGTTGAAAAAGTTTTTTATGCGGCTTTATTATCAGATGAAAATTACCAGGTTTGGAGTAAACATTTTAAAGGTGCAGGTGGAGTATTAACCTTTTTCTTTAAAAGGGCAATCGAAAAAAATTATCCGAACTTCTTAAATAAATTAAAAATAATAAAATTAGGTTGGGGATGGGGCGGATATGAAACTTTAGCATCAGCTTCTACTATCAATTTTGGTGAATATTTAGGTAGAATTGCAATACGATTAAGTGTTGGTTTAGAATCAACGGATAATATTCTTAAAGATCTAGAATTAAGTTTAAAAACTTTATAA
- a CDS encoding GFA family protein codes for MKDKTQVIEEKKERVWYVGQCHCGNVKFEASATRNLTITLCNCGICFKSGHQELMVKEEHFKLHCGQEFLKPYRFGNCIADHTFCVVCGIMPFYRPRSHPTGYFSVNARCLELDQAEHIEYVEFDGQNWEESIAAGKHKLTE; via the coding sequence ATGAAAGATAAAACGCAGGTAATTGAAGAAAAGAAAGAAAGAGTATGGTATGTAGGGCAATGCCATTGTGGTAATGTTAAATTTGAAGCTTCGGCTACTCGTAATTTAACAATCACACTCTGTAACTGTGGTATTTGTTTTAAATCGGGTCACCAAGAGTTAATGGTTAAGGAAGAACACTTCAAATTGCATTGCGGTCAAGAATTTTTAAAGCCCTATAGATTTGGGAACTGCATTGCTGATCACACTTTTTGTGTAGTATGTGGAATAATGCCTTTTTATAGGCCGCGTTCTCATCCGACAGGGTACTTTAGTGTAAATGCTCGGTGCCTTGAGTTAGATCAAGCAGAGCACATTGAATATGTAGAGTTTGATGGGCAAAACTGGGAAGAAAGCATAGCTGCTGGTAAACACAAGCTTACAGAATAG